The DNA region AAAGCTCAAGAGTGGTTGAAGGCGATTGAGAAAATCTTTCAAGTTATGAACTGTTCAGATGCGTAGAAGGTGCAATTTGGCACTCATATGCTTGAGAAAGAAGCTGAGGATTGGTGGCGTAACACTGTTCAAAGATTTGATGAGGATGGCATTGAAGTGACTTGGGCACTTTTCCGTGATGCTTTTCTAGagaagtattttccagaagatgttCGTGGAAtgaaggaaattgaattccttgagtTAAAGCAAGGTAATGGTATCGTAGTTGAGTATGCTGCAAAGTTTGAGGAGTTGATCAAATTTTGTCCccattacaatactgctaatgctgagagatccAAGTGTCTtaagtttgtgaatggcttgagaccTGATATCAAGAAGGCAATGGGTTACCAACAGATTACGAGATTTTAtgagttggttaacaagagtaGGATCTATGATGAGGATAGCCGTGGGAATGCTGCTCATTACAAGTCCTTGCATGATAAGAAAGAAAAATGGCAATTGTGAGGGAAGCCGTATGAAGgtaagaagaaagatggtgatGGAAAGAAGCCGAGTGGGGGAGGATCTCACACTCCTGTCAAGTGCTTCATATGTGGTGTTGAGGGACATCATGCTCCCGAGTGTCCTAAGGGCGATGTGACTTATTTCAAGTGTGGCAAGCAAGGTCACAAATCTTTTGATTCTAGAGTTGGTTCGAATGTGACTTGCTACAACTGTGGTGAGCAAAGGCACATTAGTACCGAGTGCAAcaagccgaagaaggagcaagcCAGAGGGAAAGTATTTGCATTATCCGGTGCTGATACTTCTGTTGATGAGAGATTGATtcaaggtacgtgctttattaataATATGCCTTTGATTGCTATTATTGTTACTGGTGCGACGCATTCTTTtatttctttggattgtgctaagagattGAACCTTGAATTATCTGTTATGCGTGGAAGCATGGTTATTGATAATCCGACTATGGGTTAAGTGAATACTTCATCTGTTTGTTTGAAACGTCCGTTGAATATTTGTGATAAAGATTTTGAAGTTGATTTAGTGTGTCTTCCATTGAGTCAACTTGATGTTATTTTAGGAATGGACTGGTTGAGGGCCAACCAtgtctatatcaattgttttgcGAGAGTTGTTCTTTTTCTTGAGCCAGAGAAGGAAGGTGATTTATTCTTGTCTACTCAACAAGTCAATGAATCTGTGCGAGATGATGCTGAAGTGTTTATGTTAGTGGCAAGTTTGAAGCTTAGTGAAAATGGAACAATGGGTGAATTTCCAGTTGTTCGTGATTTTCCTGAAGTGTTTCCTGATGAGGTTAACGATTTGCTGCCtgaacgtgaagttgagttcaCGATTAATTTGATTCTTGGTACTAGTCCGgtatcgatggctccgtatcggATGTCACCATCTGAtttgaaagagttgaagagtcaactaGAGGATTTTCTTGATAAGAGGTTTATTCGTctgagtgtgtcaccgtggggtgcacctgtcttgttagttaagaagaaagaaggtactatggGGTTGTATGTGGATTACAGATAATTGAAAAAGGTTactatcaagaataagtatccgcttccgaggattgatgatttgatggatcagttggttaGTGCTTGTGTGTTTAGCGAGATTAATTTGAGGTATGGGTATCATCAGATCTGTGTGAAAGCTGAAGATAATCAAAAGACTGCTTTTAGAACATGGTATGGACACTATGAGTATTCGGTGACGCCTTTCGGTGTGacgaatgcacctggtgtatttatggagtacatgaataagatttttcataaatatctcgataagtttgttgttgtgtttaTCGATGATATTTTGATCTATTTGAAGAGTGAAGGGGATCATGTTGAGCATTTGAGGATTGTTTTATCTGTAATGAAAGAGAAGTAGTTGTTTGCTGAACTTTTAAAGTGCGAGTTttggttgaaggaagtgagtttcaTTGGCCATGTGATCTCTAGTGGTGGTATTTCGATTGATCCTTCTAAGATTGAGGCTATATCTTAATGAGAAGCGCTGAAATCTGTGTTTGAGATTCGTAGTTTTCTTGGTTTGGCAAGTTATTATCAAAAGTTTATTGAAGGCTTTTCTAAGTTATCTTTGCCGTTAACGTAGTTGACTAGGAAAGTTCAAGCTTTCATTTGGAGTTCACGGTGTGAAGCTAGTTTTCAAGAGTTGAAGGAGATTGACTAGTGCTTCTGTTTTGATTTTACCAAATCCATTAGAACCATTTGTTatgtattgtgatgcttctttgatgggtgTAGGAGGCGTGTTAATGCAGAATCAAcaagttgtagcttatgcttcaaggcaactcaaagttcatgagaggaattattCGACTCATGATTTGGAATTAGTTATtgttgtgtttgttttgaagatttggagacattatttgtttgggtcGAGATTCgatgtgtttagtgatcataagagtttgaagtatttgttcaatcagaaagagttgaatatgaggcaaaggagatggttggaattcttgaaggattatgattttggtttgaattaaCATCCTGACAAAGCGAATGTTGTAGCCGACGCTTTGAGTAGGAAATCTTTGCATATGTCGATGTTGATGGTGCGAGAGTTGGATTTGCTTGAACAATTTTgagatatgagtttggtttgtgaagaGAATTCTTTTGAAGTgaagcttggtatgttgaagcttactAGTGGAATTTTGGATGAGATTCAAGAAGGTCAGAAATCTGATTTGGTTTTGGTATATCGATTGACGTTGATTAATTAAGGTAAATGTGGTGATTTTCGGATTGAcgagaatggtatcatgaggtgtcaTGATAGAGTTTGTGTTCCCGATGTTTCagatttgagaaagaggattcttgatGAAGGACATCATAatggtttgagtattcatcctggtgctactaagatgtatcaagatttgaGGAAATTGTTTTGGTGGTCTGGTATGAAGGAAGAGATTGCGAAATTTGTGTATTCGTGTTTGATTTGTCAGAAatcaaagattgagcatcagaagtcgtctggTTTGTTACAACCATTATCTATTCCtgaatggaaatgggatagtatttctatggattttgtttctggtttacctAGGACTCTGAGtaattgtgaagctatttgggttATTGTGGACATGTTGACGAAATCTGCTCACTTtattccgattagaatggattatccgaTGGAGAGGCTTGCGAagctgtatattgagaaaattgtcagtttgcatggtattccgtctagcATTGTCAGATAGCGATGCGAGGTTtacttcgagattttgggaaggttttCAACATGCTTTGGGTATAAAGTTGTGtttgagttctgcttatcatccgcagatagatggtcagactgagaggatGATTCAGACGCTtgaggatcttttgagagcttgtgttttggaacagGGAGGTGCTTTGGATAattatttgcctttgattgagtttacctacaacgatagttttcattcgagtattggtatggctCCGTTTGAAGCTctgtatggtagaaggtgtaggacgcctttgtgttggtacgaatctggagagagtgttgtggttgaACCTGAGATAGTTCAACAGACTACTGATAAGATTAAAATGATCAGAGAGAATATGAAGgtttctcagagtcgtcagaagagttaccatgacaagagAAGGAAAGCGCTTGAGTTTGAGGTAAATGATCATGTGTTTTTAAGAGTTATTTCGGTAACGGATGTTGGTAGAGCcttgaagtcgcgtaagttgatGCCGCGTTTTATTGGTCCGTATCAGATTTCCGAGAAAGTAGGTGATGTGGCTTATTGGATTACGTTGCCACCGTCACTTGCTAATCTCCATGATGTGTTTCAcgtgtctcaattgaggagatacattgtggatccttcgcatgttgtcCAATTAGATGATATTGAGGTTAGAGATAATTTGACCGTGGAGAATTACCTATGCGGAtagaagatagagaggttaaacAACTATGTGGTAAAGAGATCGCTTTGGTGAAAGTCGTTTGGGGAGGACCGGCTGGTGGAAATGTGACGTGGGAGCTTGAGAGTCAGATGATGTATTCATATCCCGAGTTGTTTGCTTGAGgtaattttcgaggacgaaaatatttcaagtgggggagagttgtaacaccccgatttaatttccatatttatttattaggtgtttattttagttaatcattatttggtgtgataattaattaaatatgtgttCTGGTGATTACttgaattatttgaatatatgtgttatttgaataattgaattttatgagtAGAAATAACAATTGTCTAGTAATGGGCCTAATTAATTAGAATGGGTGGATAAGTAGATTAAACCCATTATGAGTTAAAAATATAGTAAGGGTTTTAGAGATTAGAGTTAGTTTTGTAAAAAAAGAGAAGACGAGAgaatagaagagaagagaaagaggaGAAGAGGAAACTAGAAGAAGAAAGACCTAGAGATTTCATCTATACTAAGGTAAGGGTGGAATTTCAAGTGATTATGGGTAAACATAATGTATGTAATGTATGTGGGTTAGATATCATGAACTTAGGATTTGAGGATTTTGATTTTGAGAAACCCTAACACGTGTTTATCTTTTAATCCATgaaattgatgtttatgttatgctatgatgtttctatattgaattccatgaatgggtatgtgtatagaacatgatttggtgtataattgcatgtttgagtttcacttgaaaatggttgatttgAGATTTTGATGAAAATTAGTGGAGCTTAGAATCTTGTTTCTATGATTCTAATAGTTGctatatgatatatatatatatatatatatatatatatatatatatatatatatatatatatatatatatatatatatatatatatatatatatatatatatatataacgattcaattcatgaaaaatgaaggatTAATGTGGTTTTATGATGAAAAATCATGCTGGGCAGTAGCATTTTCCAACAGCAATTTTTCtggtttttgacagcattttcgcaacaacaaattttctggtttttgaCTGCATTTTGAAAAACGTGTAAATTCAataacttttgaaccgtaactcCGTTTGAGGTGCCGTTTGGATCGTTACAAAGCTAAGAATATTATCTATAACGTAATATTCATTTTGATAACAATAGATTAATATTTTATCAAAAGAATCCTAAAATGGATGTATGTTGTATGtgtggtgaatgtgaatgacatgttttctattgtttggcATGTATTGAATGATTTTAGATGGATTTTGTGAAAAAACATAATACTTGAAATTATGTATGTGATGATGTGAATTGGCAAatttgatgaataacatgaattggcttgtttgctttatgttaatgtgttgtgatgagatgatgaatgTTATCTGATGTATTATTTGGGATTGAAGTTATGTTAGGTGTATGTTGTGCAAATGTTGGATGCGGTATGCTTATGTATGATTAAGGGGTTGCGATCGTCTTAATTGCATGagtcttgttgttgttgcacacTTACACTAGTATGAGTCTATGAAAGAGGCAATGTTGGGTAATCTCGCGTAGATTATTTGCTTGTCCCAAACCTAACGCCGAATGGGGTTTGAAAACTTAAGGCTGAATCGAGCTTTAGAGGTGGTTATCTAGTCTATTTGAGAGACGCTCGGCAAGCCGAAAATGATAACGGATGGGATcctgtcataccctaaaatttgcctgttaatttttatgataaattgattcatgcatggcattcatttcacatttgcattcattcattagcatacattctcatataaattataaattttaatttatttattatgtgatacagatataaaaagtaataatgattttggttatctgtatgatataaataaattatatatatatgaataaaatagttttaatttaatgataaataaaaatagatttgaattttaattgtataattaaaattttaaattaattttatttgttaaagctcattaaattataataactattttttataatttagtgactcatgttccatttattcattatgtataaatagtatttatttagtaattcacgttttttacttaataaaatttatttatatgagtaacattttttttaaaaaaagcccataaattataaaataattttggttgatataagtaacaataattttgattttttttaaatgatgaaagtaaaaatagaaataggtttaaattttaattcaattatgtaactaaaatttaaattaatttttatttgttaaaagtcatttaaattattcattatttataataatatttgtatttaataaatatttatttataataatagatatttaagaccaaatccaaaccaaaaatatataaataatcatagtattatttatcatatgatgattttgttttataaaaaataattttggctctaatttaataacaaaaatttaaattttaattgtGCAATTAAAgcttaaaattaattttatttttgatttattATTAAATTGCATTTTATTATAATTTAGAAAAGTGAAGTTTGAATGAGTATTCCATGCCTCACGTGGAATTTGAACTTTTGAAATACCAGCCCATGCAAAATGTTAGAGCTAACTCTCCTAAATTATAGGGTGAgatcctaaagtataggaagggatccaaatatttagcaaggttaaaccctaaacCACACCATTATAATTACTTCAAATAGCTGCAGCAAAAGGGGGAAgacgaaaaagaggagagatacaggagaagaagatacacaaggcaaggcagaagcaagaagattcacgggcagggaaaagagaagcaaccataaagcactcatagcctgaataagaacgACACACGTAtagtgagcaagctagaagaatcaaatccccagtaagtgttcattatggaatttgcatccagcatgattaccttgcaatactccttaattcatgcatgaataatattggtttaatatatatattgagatgatgtattcatggtttggtggatgttgatattgctttattcaagtatgcatctgttcttgatatgtcatagcatgttggagaaattctgtttgcatgattaaagaattatatctgccatttaattattattatatgagtgttgtttctagcatgattatgtttatttcacatgatgttattacataataatgatgatgatgatataatggtgataatataaatccttggttgtctttaacatgtatgtgtaaggtttgttttatcattatcacttgcagtaaagagaactaatacatgagtaaaataatataagcttcttgatttgtgcatgactatttttattattgcatgatgattacatatgatcttattttatgtgtgtggtttgatataagatgaagttacaagtttgttgtattcacatgaaagaaacaacatgagaaaaaataaagtagcttgccgtaaaAGAGAAAGCTataacatgcatggtggtgttgtgtcaaaatggaaaaatccatgtagaattaatatatattttaatgaagacgaataaataacgaatggaccaatattgctcgttggtagctcccccctcactACAACGTAGAGATCAGtgttttactatgtttactccctttccactataattaattcaccactatttttctattattaaaataaaacccattaattaattaaattttcatatatcacttaattaattaaaatgggctattttgaataataaaaatctaattatatattttttccctcttttcttttaaaatttctatcaatttagtctaagtttttccataaattcataaaaaaaagtttctattattatagactaaaaatattcttaattcattcttaaatttagtttatttatttcatttgtcatgaactttctatgtaatagatttaattaggattttttttatttatttctttttagtttaattaggttttattattttgtatgcccttttaattttatactcgttaattaagatttagatattttatatccccttttaaattatgtacccccatcccgaagtcatgtaatagcgtagtcttattttccacat from Lathyrus oleraceus cultivar Zhongwan6 chromosome 1, CAAS_Psat_ZW6_1.0, whole genome shotgun sequence includes:
- the LOC127088774 gene encoding uncharacterized protein LOC127088774; the encoded protein is MLEKEAEDWWRNTVQRFDEDGIEVTWALFRDAFLEKYFPEDVRGMKEIEFLELKQGNGIVVEYAAKFEELIKFCPHYNTANAERSKCLKFVNGLRPDIKKAMGYQQITRFYELVNKSRIYDEDSRGNAAHYKSLHDKKEKWQL
- the LOC127088790 gene encoding uncharacterized protein LOC127088790 — translated: MPLIAIIVTGATHSFISLDCAKRLNLELSVMRGSMVIDNPTMGMDWLRANHVYINCFARVVLFLEPEKEGDLFLSTQQVNESVRDDAEVFMLVASLKLSENGTMGEFPVVRDFPEVFPDEVNDLLPEREVEFTINLILGTSPVSMAPYRMSPSDLKELKSQLEDFLDKSEINLRYGYHQICVKAEDNQKTAFRTWYGHYEYSVTPFGVTNAPGSEGDHVEHLRIVLSVMKEK
- the LOC127088821 gene encoding uncharacterized protein LOC127088821, encoding MIRENMKVSQSRQKSYHDKRRKALEFEVNDHVFLRVISVTDVGRALKSRKLMPRFIGPYQISEKVGDVAYWITLPPSLANLHDVFHVSQLRRYIVDPSHVVQLDDIEVRDNLTVENYLCG